One genomic segment of Apium graveolens cultivar Ventura unplaced genomic scaffold, ASM990537v1 ctg1477, whole genome shotgun sequence includes these proteins:
- the LOC141699908 gene encoding uncharacterized protein LOC141699908: MRGNSPENFHSIRQVVINQLTLFQLRLFTSTCVYIANNNALLSSSSTTRNIDLFFFISSLSNNLNKKMGFVVESVEDQERCLKLLQSREPHHPYSASVPF; the protein is encoded by the exons ATGAGAGGGAATTCACCGGAAAATTTTCATTCGATCAG GCAGGTTGTTATCAATCAGCTCACTTTGTTTCAGCTCAGACTGTTTACTTCGACATG TGTCTACATCGCCAACAATAATGCTCTATTATCATCATCATCCACAACAAGgaacatagacctcttcttcttCATTAGCTCACTTTCCAATAATTTGAACAAAAA AATGGGGTTTGTTGTAGAAAGTGTCGAGGATCAAGAACG GTGCTTAAAGTTATTGCAAAGTAGGGAACCCCATCATCCGTATTCGGCTTCGGTGCCTTTTTGA